Proteins encoded within one genomic window of Lysinibacillus sphaericus:
- the cobT gene encoding nicotinate-nucleotide--dimethylbenzimidazole phosphoribosyltransferase → MQLLQQTLQQIQHANNEIMEKARDYIDSLSKPPSSLGKLESLAIQLAGITGELYPKIDNKAIIVCAGDHGVCDEDVTSNPQDVTFLQTLNFPKGITGVCAIANITNAKIVTVDVGVKQDIPLDAGVIIKKIKYGTDNMAKGPAMTREEAIQSIEVGIEVATAEIAQGVNVLGTGEMGIGNTTPSAAILSVLHACHPQEVTGFGAGVGSGGIAHKVEVIQNAIALNKPNRHDAIDVLAKVGGLEIGAMAGVILAAAANRKPVVIDGFISTVAALIAYELEPKVQNYIIPSHASEEPGAKIAAELLGVEPMLHMNMRLGEGSGAALAFPILDAACSMVSNMATLAESVGLVEK, encoded by the coding sequence ATGCAATTATTACAACAAACACTTCAACAGATTCAACATGCTAATAACGAAATAATGGAAAAAGCAAGGGACTATATAGATTCTCTTAGCAAGCCACCAAGTAGCTTAGGAAAACTTGAATCACTGGCTATACAATTGGCTGGTATTACAGGAGAGCTCTATCCTAAAATTGATAACAAAGCAATTATTGTCTGTGCAGGCGATCACGGTGTGTGTGATGAAGACGTAACATCCAATCCGCAAGATGTAACATTTCTTCAAACATTAAATTTTCCAAAAGGGATAACAGGTGTTTGTGCTATTGCAAACATAACGAATGCCAAAATTGTAACAGTGGACGTAGGGGTAAAACAGGATATTCCGCTCGATGCGGGTGTTATAATAAAAAAAATAAAATACGGGACGGATAACATGGCAAAAGGTCCAGCCATGACAAGGGAAGAAGCCATTCAATCAATTGAAGTAGGAATTGAAGTAGCAACGGCAGAAATAGCACAAGGAGTTAATGTATTGGGTACAGGTGAAATGGGGATTGGCAATACTACACCAAGTGCGGCTATCTTATCCGTACTGCATGCGTGTCACCCACAAGAAGTGACAGGATTCGGTGCAGGGGTTGGATCAGGAGGAATTGCGCATAAAGTTGAAGTCATTCAAAACGCCATTGCCCTAAACAAACCGAATCGTCATGATGCGATTGATGTACTTGCAAAAGTGGGTGGGTTAGAGATAGGTGCGATGGCTGGTGTAATTCTGGCGGCTGCTGCCAATCGTAAGCCCGTTGTAATTGATGGCTTTATTTCGACAGTCGCTGCTCTTATCGCTTATGAACTCGAACCGAAAGTGCAAAATTATATTATTCCTTCCCATGCCTCTGAAGAACCGGGGGCAAAAATAGCTGCTGAACTGTTAGGAGTGGAGCCGATGCTTCATATGAACATGCGATTGGGAGAGGGTTCTGGTGCAGCTTTAGCCTTTCCAATACTCGATGCAGCTTGCTCTATGGTGAGCAACATGGCGACATTAGCTGAGTCTGTCGGGCTGGTAGAGAAGTAA
- a CDS encoding trimeric intracellular cation channel family protein, whose amino-acid sequence MAWEVFSIIGTIAFAISGAIIAMEEEYDLFGVYILGIVTAFGGGAIRNLLIGLPVTTLWGQDMMFQIAIAAITIFFIFPHHLIQHWHRWGNFTDAIGLSAFAIQGALYAVKLNMPISAVIVAAVLTGSGGGIVRDLLAGRKPLVLRDEIYGVWAALAGLLIGLELLEGDIFLYVLFGVITILRVLSYMKKWRLPLRKLNRA is encoded by the coding sequence ATGGCTTGGGAAGTTTTTAGCATAATTGGGACAATTGCCTTCGCTATTTCCGGGGCAATAATTGCAATGGAAGAAGAATACGATTTATTCGGTGTATATATACTTGGCATTGTAACTGCATTCGGTGGCGGTGCCATTCGTAATTTACTTATCGGTTTACCAGTTACAACGTTGTGGGGACAGGATATGATGTTTCAAATTGCAATCGCTGCCATTACGATATTTTTTATTTTTCCTCATCATCTTATACAGCATTGGCATCGTTGGGGCAATTTTACAGATGCTATAGGCTTATCGGCTTTTGCTATACAAGGGGCATTATATGCAGTGAAGCTCAATATGCCCATTAGTGCGGTTATTGTAGCCGCAGTCTTAACTGGTTCAGGTGGTGGAATAGTTCGTGATTTATTGGCAGGACGTAAGCCACTCGTGCTACGTGATGAAATCTACGGTGTCTGGGCAGCACTTGCTGGTCTACTTATTGGATTGGAATTACTAGAAGGAGATATCTTTTTATACGTGTTATTCGGGGTAATTACAATTTTACGAGTACTTTCATATATGAAGAAATGGCGCTTACCTTTGCGAAAATTGAATCGAGCTTAA